A single genomic interval of Helianthus annuus cultivar XRQ/B chromosome 6, HanXRQr2.0-SUNRISE, whole genome shotgun sequence harbors:
- the LOC110905093 gene encoding heavy metal-associated isoprenylated plant protein 30 produces MANLKSHSLFGSVHNIMAKGRPPLSLQTIELQVRMCCTGCERVVRSAIYKLRGVDSVEVELELEKVTVTGYMDRNKVLKVVRRAGKRAEFWPNPNPPLYFTSSSNYYKDMSTEYKESYNYYRHGYNIGDKHGIIHVSHRGDDKVSNMFNDDNINACHVM; encoded by the exons ATGGCAAACCTAAAATCCCATAGTCTATTTGGATCTGTTCACAACATCATGGCGAAGGGTAGACCACCTCTTTCGTTACAG ACTATTGAGCTTCAAGTCAGGATGTGTTGCACAGGATGTGAGAGGGTAGTGAGAAGTGCCATCTACAAGCTTAGAG GGGTGGACTCGGTGGAGGTGGAGCTAGAACTTGAGAAGGTGACTGTGACCGGATACATGGATCGAAACAAGGTGTTGAAGGTTGTGAGAAGGGCAGGAAAGAGGGCGGAGTTTTGGCCTAACCCCAACCCTCCACTATACTTCACATCCTCTAGCAACTACTATAAGGACATGAGCACTGAATACAAAGAGAGTTACAATTACTACAGACATGGATACAATATCGGAGATAAGCATGGAATTATTCATGTCAGTCACAGGGGGGACGACAAAGTTAgtaacatgtttaatgatgatAATATCAACGCTTGTCATGTCATGTAA